One segment of Daphnia magna isolate NIES linkage group LG2, ASM2063170v1.1, whole genome shotgun sequence DNA contains the following:
- the LOC123469866 gene encoding uncharacterized protein LOC123469866 produces the protein MPTLVTLLLLLSSTNAFQTTTCDCNKPSGVGLLQFSDGSCEPATRNSNTKVDYRVMTDKKAAFNFPGYICGRWKSIKHITINFVRQVITVPERIAMETTAVECDIMRQSRRCNESPMMKSENKWIFNQEPEDFGYWLRTTTVVTVNCMLEEIVLSRIDEGDMINTPLGKTNVSHGSLSHNHLTLFWIDTYGKPTDIVIRQLEKGVGFWYESSTNGTWILQDDSKQLDFHVRLTSRCQTVKCDKKIDSWTVIGDNHLFIIKYPLGPSAVTVPSIIKDIVTKRNDPLDINIRQNARIQYLEDAAIRHENELIRVIQSMQCDQRRAKHAQAVSTAQYNGWLAAAQLGLRQCIKLIATGNIVSALQCTPTTVNFTTDTTTCGPQPRFNNFTIGRSGWELTAFTPCYWAGGIVNFNDKPHAYRNNTWQPVEASVVIPQRDLADAFRYQDVNFFEYQHQTNPAYTEALISPMDIMADITSSMNEHSLTVPNQITGTSAIVVSAAEKAGLGTFTNWFENFKVYSFIILLIAIFLLIARACYALGFCGLIWKCCCKPPRPPPYGGLPDEKQPTHRSLNFLLDCGTQSTLTQRIVELEGRLTIHEAEVEERL, from the exons ATGCCGACCCTCGTCACGCTACTCCTACTGCTCTCCTCAACCAATGCATTCCAGACCACGACATGCGACTGCAACAAACCAAGCGGAGTCGGACTCCTCCAATTTTCCGATGGCTCCTGCGAACCTGCCACACGCAATTCGAATACGAAAGTCGACTATCGAGTCATGACCGACAAAAAGGCAGCTTTTAACTTCCCGGGATACATCTGTGGTAGATGGAAATCAATTAAGCATATCACGATCAATTTCGTAAGACAAGTTATTACCGTTCCGGAACGCATCGCCATGGAAACGACGGCGGTAGAGTGTGATATCATGAGACAATCGAGGCGATGCAACGAGAGCCCAATGAtgaaatcagaaaacaaatggATATTTAACCAAGAACCGGAGGACTTCGGTTATTGGCTAAGAACCACCACTGTGGTTACAGTCAACTGTATGTTAGAAGAAATCGTCCTTTCCCGAATTGACGAAGGAGACATGATAAACACGCCACTAGGAAAAACCAACGTATCTCATGGATCTCTATCCCATAACCATCTAACATTATTTTGGATCGACACCTACGGAAAACCAACTGATATCGTAATCCGACAATTAGAGAAAGGCGTGGGATTCTGGTACGAATCTTCAACGAACGGGACTTGGATCCTCCAAGACGACTCCAAACAGTTGGACTTTCACGTACGGTTGACGTCACGCTGCCAAACCGTGAAATGcgacaaaaaaatagacagtTGGACCGTGATCGGAGACAACCATTTGTTCATCATTAAATACCCATTGGGACCTTCCGCAGTTACCGTACCATCCATCATCAAGGATATtgtgacaaaaagaaatgacccTTTAGATATCAACATCCGACAAAACGCAAGAATCCAGTATTTGGAGGACGCCGCCATCCGTCACGAAAATGAACTTATCCGCGTCATCCAGAGCATGCAGTGTGACCAACGACGTGCTAAGCACGCACAAGCCGTGTCAACTGCCCAATACAATGGATGGCTGGCAGCCGCACAGCTGGGTCTTCGGCAATGCATCAAACTGATCGCCACCGGAAACATCGTCTCAGCCCTACAATGCACCCCTACAACAGTAAATTTCACGACGGATACAACCACTTGTGGACCTCAACCGCGGTTCAACAATTTCACCATTGGCCGGTCCGGTTGGGAACTCACTGCTTTTACGCCATGCTACTGGGCTGGAGGTATCGTGAATTTTAACGACAAACCTCACGCCTATCGCAATAACACGTGGCAACCGGTCGAAGCATCCGTCGTCATCCCACAGCGTGATTTGGCTGACGCTTTCCGATATCAAGACGTCAACTTCTTCGAATATCAACATCAAACCAACCCCGCTTATACGGAAGCCCTCATTAGCCCAATGGATATAATGGCCGATATCACATCCTCCATGAACGAACACTCCCTGACTGTCCCCAATCAAATTACAGGGACATCGGCTATCGTCGTATCCGCAGCCGAGAAAGCAGGTCTCGGAACCTTTACTAATTGGTTCGAGAATTTTAAAGTCTACTCATTCATCATCCTGCTCATCGCTATTTTCCTACTGATCGCTCGTGCTTGTTACGCCCTCGGATTTTGTGGTTTGATATGGAAATGTTGCTGTAAGCCCCCACGTCCTCCCCCCTACGGCGGTTTACCAGACGAGAAGCAGCCGACCCACAGGTccctgaattttcttttggattgcgggacgcaatcta CCTTGACTCAACGCATAGTCGAATTGGAAGGTCGATTGACTATTCATGAGGCCGAGGTGGAAGAGCGTTTATAA
- the LOC123469800 gene encoding uncharacterized protein LOC123469800 isoform X1 — protein sequence MDGRKKEQFTDVTFFCQSPDDNNEQHSLQNKLRANRSVLAAASRFFSILLPDCELDLDVCISIDLSFEELFCVLEYIYSGKLLCSVKSKDRILSILKEFDIFVPDHLQNSVDCGRNGSSEAEVEIIFEEAIASEPKTTKDPTNISEDKSPFATSADVRVVNSGELILREPNISSSNEDPFQYEEKLPEKFSNSHKMYSNKSKTHCGSKTAILNSNTNVTETIVEPEISRHKDPVFTVVTNQPTSLEETLESIVSSEIVAVEPQDNPSLSNCDVHRSSVEDEWTIQQIPDRQTVTLQFPAQILGSTTLSALKKGKRRILHLLRKRLKTVTKIPKIKTNKILLVTKKMMKSKVNQQYKHLTSLTIKVMVLNLRSTLK from the exons atggatggaaggaaaaaagaacaattcacT gatgttacatttttttgccaGTCTCCAGATGACAATAATGAACAACACAGCTTACAAAACAAGCTCCGTGCTAACAGAA GTGTTCTTGCTGCTGCCAGCCGGTTCTTTTCCATCCTGTTACCTGATTGTGAGTTAGACCTAGATGTCTGCATCTCAATTGATCTGAGCTTTGAAGAACTGTTTTGTGTTCTTGAGTACATCTATTCTGGGAAGCTGCTGTGTTCAGTCAAAAGCAAAGACAGAATTTTAAGTattctaaaagaatttgatattttcgTGCCTGATCATCTACAGAATTCAGTAGActgtggaagaaatggaagtagtGAGGCAGAAGtggaaataatatttgaagaaGCCATTGCAAGTGAACCAAAAACTACTAAAGATCCCACAAACATTTCAGAGGATAAATCTCCCTTTGCAACTTCTGCCGATGTTCGTGTAGTAAATAGTGGAGAACTAATTTTACGAGAACCCAATATTTCAAGCTCCAATGAAGATCCCTTCCAGTATGAAGAAAAGCTTCCAGAAAAATTCTCAAACAGTCATAAGATGTACAGcaacaaaagtaaaactcattgtGGATCAAAAACGGCTATTCTGAATTCAAACACCAATGTTACTGAAACCATTGTTGAACCGGAAATCTCCAGACATAAAGATCCGGTCTTCACCGTAGTCACCAACCAACCCACTTCGCTGGAAGAAACGCTTGAAAGTATCGTATCGTCAGAGATTGTAGCGGTTGAACCTCAAGATAACCCATCGCTAAGTAATTGTGATGTGCATAGAAGTAGTGTAGAAGATGAATGGACTATTCAGCAAATACCGGATAGGCAGACCGTTACGCTGCAGTTCCCTGCCCAGATTCTTGGCAGTACGACTTTGAGCGcactaaaaaagggaaaaagaagaatattaCATTTGTTGAGGAAGAGACTGAAGACAGTGACCAAGATCCCGAAGATCAAGACCAATAAGATTCTCTTGGttacgaagaaaatgatgaagtcaAAAGTAAATCAGCAGTACAAACATCTAACCAGTCTGACGATCAAAGTAATGGTTTTGAACCTCCGCTCAACTTTGAAGTAG
- the LOC123469800 gene encoding uncharacterized protein LOC123469800 isoform X2, translated as MFQDVTFFCQSPDDNNEQHSLQNKLRANRSVLAAASRFFSILLPDCELDLDVCISIDLSFEELFCVLEYIYSGKLLCSVKSKDRILSILKEFDIFVPDHLQNSVDCGRNGSSEAEVEIIFEEAIASEPKTTKDPTNISEDKSPFATSADVRVVNSGELILREPNISSSNEDPFQYEEKLPEKFSNSHKMYSNKSKTHCGSKTAILNSNTNVTETIVEPEISRHKDPVFTVVTNQPTSLEETLESIVSSEIVAVEPQDNPSLSNCDVHRSSVEDEWTIQQIPDRQTVTLQFPAQILGSTTLSALKKGKRRILHLLRKRLKTVTKIPKIKTNKILLVTKKMMKSKVNQQYKHLTSLTIKVMVLNLRSTLK; from the exons atgtttcaggatgttacatttttttgccaGTCTCCAGATGACAATAATGAACAACACAGCTTACAAAACAAGCTCCGTGCTAACAGAA GTGTTCTTGCTGCTGCCAGCCGGTTCTTTTCCATCCTGTTACCTGATTGTGAGTTAGACCTAGATGTCTGCATCTCAATTGATCTGAGCTTTGAAGAACTGTTTTGTGTTCTTGAGTACATCTATTCTGGGAAGCTGCTGTGTTCAGTCAAAAGCAAAGACAGAATTTTAAGTattctaaaagaatttgatattttcgTGCCTGATCATCTACAGAATTCAGTAGActgtggaagaaatggaagtagtGAGGCAGAAGtggaaataatatttgaagaaGCCATTGCAAGTGAACCAAAAACTACTAAAGATCCCACAAACATTTCAGAGGATAAATCTCCCTTTGCAACTTCTGCCGATGTTCGTGTAGTAAATAGTGGAGAACTAATTTTACGAGAACCCAATATTTCAAGCTCCAATGAAGATCCCTTCCAGTATGAAGAAAAGCTTCCAGAAAAATTCTCAAACAGTCATAAGATGTACAGcaacaaaagtaaaactcattgtGGATCAAAAACGGCTATTCTGAATTCAAACACCAATGTTACTGAAACCATTGTTGAACCGGAAATCTCCAGACATAAAGATCCGGTCTTCACCGTAGTCACCAACCAACCCACTTCGCTGGAAGAAACGCTTGAAAGTATCGTATCGTCAGAGATTGTAGCGGTTGAACCTCAAGATAACCCATCGCTAAGTAATTGTGATGTGCATAGAAGTAGTGTAGAAGATGAATGGACTATTCAGCAAATACCGGATAGGCAGACCGTTACGCTGCAGTTCCCTGCCCAGATTCTTGGCAGTACGACTTTGAGCGcactaaaaaagggaaaaagaagaatattaCATTTGTTGAGGAAGAGACTGAAGACAGTGACCAAGATCCCGAAGATCAAGACCAATAAGATTCTCTTGGttacgaagaaaatgatgaagtcaAAAGTAAATCAGCAGTACAAACATCTAACCAGTCTGACGATCAAAGTAATGGTTTTGAACCTCCGCTCAACTTTGAAGTAG